A window from Saccharomyces eubayanus strain FM1318 chromosome XIV, whole genome shotgun sequence encodes these proteins:
- the KRI1 gene encoding Kri1p, giving the protein MPRKKSATKRAREQEKKESGVTGSDAAIVKSSEHTTAVAKAAVEPKEPYVSSEDEEEDEEDEEEEDDYGELITDEVEKGINQVLDAIKNNKTDKLLDPKVKFFEDPESAASKLANREGKHKPIYLKDYHRMNILSGDALKDDEEDNEQGTVDGKQSFVSQQREEKSQLLDEIKNAFSDEDNENDDVNEDEDDGFLKRKTPSTKKEERNLPDPTVNEENFLEEFVSQQAWIPKKGDKVISLDLNNDEEEDEEFEDAVEKFENAYNFRYEDPNAAEIVSYARTQATLRRSDNTSRRRKRDDEKKTKEHVKAEKETAIQKKKTKKLNKLTDILEQLTKEYGAEINADMVKKITDNLMKNDFKEEEWDNVVAELFNEEFYEQEGKPTWDENDEIMGEFYADGDAKDQVEEEDKEEDKGQEEPEEPKEEKEEKEEEGPKKKKSKKEEKLQKKREKRKLNELVENALEQNKLALIEEVEKEEEERRSRSRTKEEQDLKFRYREVSPESFGLTTREIFAADDTDLNEFIGLKKFAPYRAKELRAKDKRKVTKARRLRDWRKKTFKNENGLAPVNGGQDANGKEDDAILIPVEKDLKGKHKQKHNHKHKSHHK; this is encoded by the coding sequence AtgccaagaaagaagtCCGCCACCAAGAGAGCTagagaacaagaaaagaaggaatcCGGTGTAACTGGCTCCGATGCTGCCATCGTAAAGAGTTCTGAACACACTACCGCTGTGGCCAAAGCCGCTGTTGAGCCAAAAGAGCCATATGTTTCCAGTGAAGACGAGGAAGAGGATGAGGAggatgaggaagaagaagatgactACGGTGAATTGATCACCGACGAAGTGGAAAAAGGTATTAACCAAGTCTTAGATGCTATTAAGAATAATAAGACTGATAAGTTACTAGATCCCAAAGTTAAATTTTTCGAAGATCCTGAATCTGCTGCCTCCAAACTAGCAAACCGTGAGGGAAAACACAAACCTATCTATTTAAAGGATTATCATCGTATGAATATACTTTCCGGTGATGCTTTAAaggacgatgaagaagacaatgaaCAGGGAACTGTTGATGGGAAACAATCGTTTGTGTCGCAACAACGCGAAGAAAAATCGCAGCTCTTGGACGAAATCAAGAATGCGTTTAGCGATGAGGACAATGAAAACGACGATgtaaatgaagatgaagatgacggATTTTTAAAGAGAAAGACACCTTCTACcaagaaagaggaaagaAATTTACCCGATCCTACTgtcaatgaagaaaatttcttaGAAGAGTTTGTCAGCCAACAAGCCTGGATTCCTAAAAAGGGCGATAAGGTCATTTCCCTAGATTTAAACAATGACGAAGAggaggatgaagaattcGAAGATGCCgtggaaaaatttgaaaatgctTATAATTTTAGATACGAGGATCCAAACGCAGCAGAAATTGTATCATATGCACGTACTCAAGCCACACTGAGAAGATCTGATAACACCTCTCGTAGGAGAAAGAgagatgatgaaaagaagactAAAGAGCACGTaaaagcagaaaaagaaacagctattcagaagaagaaaactaaaaaattaaataaattaaCTGACATCTTGGAGCAATTAACTAAGGAATACGGTGCTGAAATCAATGCCGATATGGTGAAGAAGATCACCGAtaatttgatgaaaaatgacttcaaagaagaagaatgggATAATGTGGTAGCAGAATTatttaatgaagaattttaTGAGCAGGAGGGGAAACCTACCTGGGATGAAAACGATGAAATAATGGGCGAGTTCTATGCCGATGGCGATGCCAAGGACCaagtagaagaagaagataaagaggaagacaagggacaagaagaaccagaagaaccaaaagaagagaaagaagagaaggaagaagaaggccctaaaaaaaagaaaagcaaaaaagaggaaaaattgcaaaagaaaagagaaaagagaaagctCAACGAACTAGTAGAAAATGCTctagaacaaaacaaattaGCTCTGATAGAAGAAGttgagaaagaagaagaagaaagaaggaGTAGAAGTCGCACGAAGGAGGAACAAGATTTAAAATTCCGCTACCGTGAAGTTTCTCCTGAAAGTTTTGGTCTAACCACGAGAGAAATCTTTGCCGCAGATGACACAGATCTAAATGAATTTATTGGCCTGAAGAAGTTTGCTCCTTACCGTGCTAAGGAATTAAGAGCCAAGGATAAGAGGAAGGTGACAAAGGCAAGGAGATTAAGAGATTGGAGAAAGAAgactttcaaaaacgaaaacgGGTTAGCCCCAGTTAATGGTGGACAAGACGCcaatggaaaagaagacGACGCTATTTTGATACCTGTAGAGAAGGACCTCAAGGGCAAACACAAGCAAAAACACAATCACAAACATAAAAGTCACCACAAGTAG